One window of the Chitinophaga niabensis genome contains the following:
- a CDS encoding tRNA-binding protein: METITWNDFEKVRMHVGTIVKAQVFEKARNPAYQLEVDFGAEIGLKRSSAQITKLYQPEELIGRQVVAVINFPVKQIANFFSECLVLGVVGDEKEIVLLQPDRPVKNGHRIA, from the coding sequence ATGGAAACAATTACATGGAACGACTTTGAAAAAGTGCGCATGCATGTAGGCACTATCGTAAAAGCGCAGGTATTTGAGAAAGCGCGCAACCCGGCTTATCAATTGGAAGTGGATTTTGGTGCAGAGATAGGCCTGAAGCGTTCTTCCGCGCAGATCACTAAATTATATCAGCCTGAGGAACTTATTGGCCGGCAGGTAGTTGCGGTGATCAACTTCCCTGTGAAGCAGATCGCCAACTTTTTCTCCGAATGCCTGGTATTGGGCGTGGTAGGGGATGAGAAAGAAATAGTGCTACTACAGCCGGATAGACCGGTTAAAAACGGCCATAGGATTGCGTAG
- a CDS encoding potassium channel beta subunit family protein: protein MEYRRLGKSGLQLSVLSFGSWVTFHGQVDDSLSDQLMGVAYDNGINFFDNAEIYALGESEKMMGRVLKKKNWDRSSYIISSKAYFGWRGEKNKPNQTGLSRKHLVEACHEALERLQLSYLDIFYCHRPDRNVPMEEVVWTMNILIQQGKILYWGTSEWAASEIMEAHMIAKQNNLIGPVVEQPEYNLFRREKVELEYARIYETVGLGNTIFSPLASGILTGKYNNGIPEGSRLGLQGYEWLKNRNLLDANLARVAKLQSVSDKLGTSLATLSIAWVIKNPHVTSAILGATKEAQLTENLKALEIYAQLTPELMKEIDAIMGTAPNAPTH, encoded by the coding sequence ATGGAATATAGAAGACTTGGTAAATCCGGATTACAGCTCAGCGTATTGTCTTTTGGCAGCTGGGTAACCTTTCATGGGCAGGTAGATGATTCATTGTCTGACCAGCTGATGGGTGTTGCTTATGACAATGGGATCAACTTTTTTGACAATGCAGAGATCTATGCCCTTGGCGAGTCTGAAAAGATGATGGGCCGTGTGTTGAAGAAAAAGAACTGGGACCGTAGTTCCTATATCATTTCCAGCAAGGCTTATTTTGGCTGGAGGGGAGAAAAGAACAAACCCAATCAAACAGGCCTGAGCCGCAAGCACTTAGTAGAAGCCTGCCATGAAGCGCTGGAGCGTTTGCAACTGAGCTACCTGGATATTTTCTATTGCCACAGGCCGGACAGGAATGTGCCGATGGAAGAAGTGGTATGGACCATGAACATCCTGATCCAGCAGGGAAAGATCCTTTACTGGGGTACCTCAGAATGGGCTGCCTCCGAGATCATGGAAGCGCATATGATTGCTAAGCAAAACAACCTCATTGGGCCTGTTGTGGAGCAACCGGAGTATAATTTGTTCAGAAGGGAGAAAGTAGAGCTGGAATACGCCCGTATTTATGAAACCGTGGGTTTGGGTAATACCATTTTCAGTCCGCTGGCTTCCGGTATCCTCACCGGTAAGTATAATAATGGTATCCCTGAGGGTTCCCGTTTAGGTTTGCAAGGGTATGAGTGGTTGAAAAACAGGAACTTACTGGACGCTAACCTGGCCAGGGTGGCAAAATTGCAAAGCGTATCAGATAAACTGGGTACCAGCCTTGCTACACTTTCCATTGCCTGGGTCATTAAAAACCCGCATGTTACATCCGCTATCCTGGGAGCTACCAAAGAGGCGCAACTGACGGAAAACCTGAAAGCACTGGAGATTTATGCGCAATTGACACCGGAATTGATGAAGGAGATTGATGCTATTATGGGTACTGCCCCTAATGCACCAACCCACTAG
- the lptC gene encoding LPS export ABC transporter periplasmic protein LptC: protein MKLLLSYLAIVLVFCSCENDMSAVRAFDKSKLGVEQAYDIETIMSQTAHVKGILTAPYMERHMATPPYTEFPQGLKVVFYSDSLTITSVLTSKYGKLMDGENDVYLRDSVVFLDLQKFQRLDCKDLRWDSKKAKFVTERFCRVSTPLDTIYSIGLDANQDMSEINFHNVNGIISPRDSMMGLE from the coding sequence ATGAAGCTGTTACTTTCCTACCTGGCTATTGTACTTGTTTTCTGCAGTTGTGAAAACGACATGAGTGCTGTTAGGGCATTCGACAAGAGCAAACTGGGTGTGGAGCAGGCTTATGATATTGAAACGATTATGAGCCAAACGGCCCATGTAAAGGGGATCCTTACTGCTCCCTACATGGAAAGGCATATGGCCACTCCTCCTTACACAGAGTTCCCGCAGGGCCTGAAAGTTGTATTTTACAGCGATTCCCTCACTATTACGAGTGTACTTACCTCCAAATACGGTAAACTGATGGACGGGGAGAATGATGTTTACCTGCGCGACAGTGTGGTATTCCTTGACCTGCAGAAATTCCAGCGCCTGGATTGCAAAGACCTGAGATGGGATTCCAAGAAGGCCAAATTTGTGACGGAAAGGTTTTGCCGGGTGTCTACTCCCCTGGATACTATTTACAGCATAGGGTTGGATGCAAACCAGGACATGTCCGAGATCAATTTCCATAATGTGAACGGGATCATCTCTCCAAGGGATAGCATGATGGGCTTAGAATAA